One region of Serinus canaria isolate serCan28SL12 chromosome 25, serCan2020, whole genome shotgun sequence genomic DNA includes:
- the LOC108963499 gene encoding loricrin-like isoform X8 produces the protein MCSRQSGCHGCGCCCCCRGSQQSQGSSGGGGGGSCCGGGSSGGSAQKIIISSGGGGGGGGSSGCCGGGSGGGSSKSMMGGGGGGGGGSSGCCGGGSSGGSSKSMMGGGGGGGGSSGCCGGGSGGGSSGMKIIMGGGGGGGSSGCCGGGSGGGSSKSMMGGGGGGCCGGGSGGGSSKSMMGGGGGGGSGGCCGGGSGGGSGGSAQKIIISSGGGGGGGGSSGCCGGGSGGGSSGGKIIMGGGGGGGSSGCCGGGSGGGSSGQTIIISSGGGGGGSSQQKCPVVIPMSHQTKQSSHWPCQQK, from the exons ATGTGCTCCAGACAAAGCGGGTGCCACggctgcggctgctgctgctgctgccggggTAGCCAACAGTCCCAGGGCTCCTCCGGCGGGGGAGGAGGCGGATCCTGCTGCGGTGGAGGATCCTCTGGAGGATCAGCCCAGAAGATCATTATCAGCTCTggcggcggaggaggaggaggaggctcctCCGGATGCTGCGGAGGGGGATCTGGTGGCGGTTCTTCAAAGAGCATGatgggaggtggaggaggaggaggaggaggatccTCTGGATGCTGCGGTGGAGGCTCCAGTGGGGGCTCCTCAAAGAGCAtgatgggaggaggaggaggcggtgGTGGATCCTCCGGATGCTGCGGTGGAGGATCTGGCGGTGGATCTTCTGGGATGAAGATCATCATGGGaggtggaggtggtggaggTTCTTCTGGATGCTGCGGCGGCGGATCCGGCGGTGGATCTTCAAAGAGCATGATGGGAG GTGGAGGCGGTGGGTGCTGCGGTGGAGGATCTGGTGGTGGCTC CTCAAAGAGCATGATGGGaggtggaggtggtggaggaTCCGGTGGATGCTGTGGTGGAGGATCCGGTGGTGGCAGTGGGGGATCAGCTCAGAAGATCATCATCAGCTCTGGcggtggaggaggaggaggaggctcctCCGGATGCTGTGGAGGGGGATCTGGTGGTGGCTCTTCAGGAGGGAAGATCATCATGGGAGGGGGAGGCGGTGGCGGATCCTCTGGATGCTGCGGTGGCGGATCCGGCGGCGGCTCCTCAGGCCAGACCATCATCATCAGCTCTGGAGGTGGCGGCGGAGGCTCCTCCCAGCAGAAATGTCCTGTTGTCATCCCCATGTCCCACCAGACCAAGCAGAGCTCCCACTGGCCCTGCCAGCAGAAGtaa
- the LOC108963499 gene encoding loricrin-like isoform X1, with the protein MCSRQSGCHGCGCCCCCRGSQQSQGSSGGGGGGSCCGGGSSGGSAQKIIISSGGGGGGGGSSGCCGGGSGGGSSKSMMGGGGGGGGGSSGCCGGGSSGGSSKSMMGGGGGGGGSSGCCGGGSGGGSSGMKIIMGGGGGGGSSGCCGGGSGGGSSKSMMGGGGGGCCGGGSSGGSSKSMMGGGGGSSGCCGGGSGGGSSKSMMGGGGGGCCGGGSGGGSSGMKVIMGGGGGGGSSGCCGGGSGGGSSKSMMGGGGGGCCGGGSGGGSSGMKVIMGGGGGGGSGCCGGGSSGGSSKSMMGGGGGGGSGGCCGGGSGGGSGGSAQKIIISSGGGGGGGGSSGCCGGGSGGGSSGGKIIMGGGGGGGSSGCCGGGSGGGSSGQTIIISSGGGGGGSSQQKCPVVIPMSHQTKQSSHWPCQQK; encoded by the coding sequence ATGTGCTCCAGACAAAGCGGGTGCCACggctgcggctgctgctgctgctgccggggTAGCCAACAGTCCCAGGGCTCCTCCGGCGGGGGAGGAGGCGGATCCTGCTGCGGTGGAGGATCCTCTGGAGGATCAGCCCAGAAGATCATTATCAGCTCTggcggcggaggaggaggaggaggctcctCCGGATGCTGCGGAGGGGGATCTGGTGGCGGTTCTTCAAAGAGCATGatgggaggtggaggaggaggaggaggaggatccTCTGGATGCTGCGGTGGAGGCTCCAGTGGGGGCTCCTCAAAGAGCAtgatgggaggaggaggaggcggtgGTGGATCCTCCGGATGCTGCGGTGGAGGATCTGGCGGTGGATCTTCTGGGATGAAGATCATCATGGGaggtggaggtggtggaggTTCTTCTGGATGCTGCGGCGGCGGATCCGGCGGTGGATCTTCAAAGAGCATGATGGGAGGTGGAGGCGGTGGGTGCTGCGGTGGAGGCTCCAGTGGGGGCTCCTCAAAGAGCATGATGGGAGGCGGTGGTGGATCCTCCGGATGCTGCGGCGGCGGATCCGGTGGTGGATCTTCAAAGAGCATGATGGGAGGTGGAGGCGGTGGGTGCTGCGGTGGAGGATCTGGTGGTGGCTCTTCTGGGATGAAGGTCATAATGGGAGGTGGAGGCGGTGGTGGATCCTCCGGATGCTGCGGAGGCGGATCTGGTGGTGGATCTTCAAAGAGCATGATGGGAGGTGGAGGCGGTGGGTGCTGCGGTGGAGGATCTGGTGGTGGCTCTTCTGGGATGAAGGTCATAATGGGaggtggaggtggtggaggTTCTGGATGCTGCGGTGGTGGATCCAGTGGTGGCTCCTCAAAGAGCATGATGGGaggtggaggtggtggaggaTCCGGTGGATGCTGTGGTGGAGGATCCGGTGGTGGCAGTGGGGGATCAGCTCAGAAGATCATCATCAGCTCTGGcggtggaggaggaggaggaggctcctCCGGATGCTGTGGAGGGGGATCTGGTGGTGGCTCTTCAGGAGGGAAGATCATCATGGGAGGGGGAGGCGGTGGCGGATCCTCTGGATGCTGCGGTGGCGGATCCGGCGGCGGCTCCTCAGGCCAGACCATCATCATCAGCTCTGGAGGTGGCGGCGGAGGCTCCTCCCAGCAGAAATGTCCTGTTGTCATCCCCATGTCCCACCAGACCAAGCAGAGCTCCCACTGGCCCTGCCAGCAGAAGtaa
- the LOC108963499 gene encoding loricrin-like isoform X6, translating to MCSRQSGCHGCGCCCCCRGSQQSQGSSGGGGGGSCCGGGSSGGSAQKIIISSGGGGGGGGSSGCCGGGSGGGSSKSMMGGGGGGGGGSSGCCGGGSSGGSSKSMMGGGGGGGGSSGCCGGGSGGGSSGMKIIMGGGGGGGSSGCCGGGSGGGSSKSMMGGGGGGCCGGGSGGGSSGMKVIMGGGGGGGSGCCGGGSSGGSSKSMMGGGGGGGSGGCCGGGSGGGSGGSAQKIIISSGGGGGGGGSSGCCGGGSGGGSSGGKIIMGGGGGGGSSGCCGGGSGGGSSGQTIIISSGGGGGGSSQQKCPVVIPMSHQTKQSSHWPCQQK from the exons ATGTGCTCCAGACAAAGCGGGTGCCACggctgcggctgctgctgctgctgccggggTAGCCAACAGTCCCAGGGCTCCTCCGGCGGGGGAGGAGGCGGATCCTGCTGCGGTGGAGGATCCTCTGGAGGATCAGCCCAGAAGATCATTATCAGCTCTggcggcggaggaggaggaggaggctcctCCGGATGCTGCGGAGGGGGATCTGGTGGCGGTTCTTCAAAGAGCATGatgggaggtggaggaggaggaggaggaggatccTCTGGATGCTGCGGTGGAGGCTCCAGTGGGGGCTCCTCAAAGAGCAtgatgggaggaggaggaggcggtgGTGGATCCTCCGGATGCTGCGGTGGAGGATCTGGCGGTGGATCTTCTGGGATGAAGATCATCATGGGaggtggaggtggtggaggTTCTTCTGGATGCTGCGGCGGCGGATCCGGCGGTGGATCTTCAAAGAGCATGATGGGAG GTGGAGGCGGTGGGTGCTGCGGTGGAGGATCTGGTGGTGGCTCTTCTGGGATGAAGGTCATAATGGGaggtggaggtggtggaggTTCTGGATGCTGCGGTGGTGGATCCAGTGGTGGCTCCTCAAAGAGCATGATGGGaggtggaggtggtggaggaTCCGGTGGATGCTGTGGTGGAGGATCCGGTGGTGGCAGTGGGGGATCAGCTCAGAAGATCATCATCAGCTCTGGcggtggaggaggaggaggaggctcctCCGGATGCTGTGGAGGGGGATCTGGTGGTGGCTCTTCAGGAGGGAAGATCATCATGGGAGGGGGAGGCGGTGGCGGATCCTCTGGATGCTGCGGTGGCGGATCCGGCGGCGGCTCCTCAGGCCAGACCATCATCATCAGCTCTGGAGGTGGCGGCGGAGGCTCCTCCCAGCAGAAATGTCCTGTTGTCATCCCCATGTCCCACCAGACCAAGCAGAGCTCCCACTGGCCCTGCCAGCAGAAGtaa
- the LOC108963499 gene encoding loricrin-like isoform X3 — MCSRQSGCHGCGCCCCCRGSQQSQGSSGGGGGGSCCGGGSSGGSAQKIIISSGGGGGGGGSSGCCGGGSGGGSSKSMMGGGGGGGGGSSGCCGGGSSGGSSKSMMGGGGGGGGSSGCCGGGSGGGSSGMKIIMGGGGGGGSSGCCGGGSGGGSSKSMMGGGGGGCCGGGSGGGSSGMKVIMGGGGGGGSSGCCGGGSGGGSSKSMMGGGGGGCCGGGSGGGSSGMKVIMGGGGGGGSGCCGGGSSGGSSKSMMGGGGGGGSGGCCGGGSGGGSGGSAQKIIISSGGGGGGGGSSGCCGGGSGGGSSGGKIIMGGGGGGGSSGCCGGGSGGGSSGQTIIISSGGGGGGSSQQKCPVVIPMSHQTKQSSHWPCQQK, encoded by the exons ATGTGCTCCAGACAAAGCGGGTGCCACggctgcggctgctgctgctgctgccggggTAGCCAACAGTCCCAGGGCTCCTCCGGCGGGGGAGGAGGCGGATCCTGCTGCGGTGGAGGATCCTCTGGAGGATCAGCCCAGAAGATCATTATCAGCTCTggcggcggaggaggaggaggaggctcctCCGGATGCTGCGGAGGGGGATCTGGTGGCGGTTCTTCAAAGAGCATGatgggaggtggaggaggaggaggaggaggatccTCTGGATGCTGCGGTGGAGGCTCCAGTGGGGGCTCCTCAAAGAGCAtgatgggaggaggaggaggcggtgGTGGATCCTCCGGATGCTGCGGTGGAGGATCTGGCGGTGGATCTTCTGGGATGAAGATCATCATGGGaggtggaggtggtggaggTTCTTCTGGATGCTGCGGCGGCGGATCCGGCGGTGGATCTTCAAAGAGCATGATGGGAG GTGGAGGCGGTGGGTGCTGCGGTGGAGGATCTGGTGGTGGCTCTTCTGGGATGAAGGTCATAATGGGAGGTGGAGGCGGTGGTGGATCCTCCGGATGCTGCGGAGGCGGATCTGGTGGTGGATCTTCAAAGAGCATGATGGGAGGTGGAGGCGGTGGGTGCTGCGGTGGAGGATCTGGTGGTGGCTCTTCTGGGATGAAGGTCATAATGGGaggtggaggtggtggaggTTCTGGATGCTGCGGTGGTGGATCCAGTGGTGGCTCCTCAAAGAGCATGATGGGaggtggaggtggtggaggaTCCGGTGGATGCTGTGGTGGAGGATCCGGTGGTGGCAGTGGGGGATCAGCTCAGAAGATCATCATCAGCTCTGGcggtggaggaggaggaggaggctcctCCGGATGCTGTGGAGGGGGATCTGGTGGTGGCTCTTCAGGAGGGAAGATCATCATGGGAGGGGGAGGCGGTGGCGGATCCTCTGGATGCTGCGGTGGCGGATCCGGCGGCGGCTCCTCAGGCCAGACCATCATCATCAGCTCTGGAGGTGGCGGCGGAGGCTCCTCCCAGCAGAAATGTCCTGTTGTCATCCCCATGTCCCACCAGACCAAGCAGAGCTCCCACTGGCCCTGCCAGCAGAAGtaa
- the LOC108963499 gene encoding loricrin-like isoform X2, protein MCSRQSGCHGCGCCCCCRGSQQSQGSSGGGGGGSCCGGGSSGGSAQKIIISSGGGGGGGGSSGCCGGGSGGGSSKSMMGGGGGGGGGSSGCCGGGSSGGSSKSMMGGGGGGGGSSGCCGGGSGGGSSGMKIIMGGGGGGGSSGCCGGGSGGGSSKSMMGGGGGGCCGGGSGGGSSGMKVIMGGGGGGGSSGCCGGGSGGGSSKSMMGGGGGGCCGGGSGGGSSGMKVIMGGGGGGGSGCCGGGSSGGSSKSMMGGGGGGGSGGCCGGGSGGGSGGSAQKIIISSGGGGGGGGSSGCCGGGSGGGSSGGKIIMGGGGGGGSSGCCGGGSGGGSSGQTIIISSGGGGGGSSQQKCPVVIPMSHQTKQSSHWPCQQK, encoded by the exons ATGTGCTCCAGACAAAGCGGGTGCCACggctgcggctgctgctgctgctgccggggTAGCCAACAGTCCCAGGGCTCCTCCGGCGGGGGAGGAGGCGGATCCTGCTGCGGTGGAGGATCCTCTGGAGGATCAGCCCAGAAGATCATTATCAGCTCTggcggcggaggaggaggaggaggctcctCCGGATGCTGCGGAGGGGGATCTGGTGGCGGTTCTTCAAAGAGCATGatgggaggtggaggaggaggaggaggaggatccTCTGGATGCTGCGGTGGAGGCTCCAGTGGGGGCTCCTCAAAGAGCAtgatgggaggaggaggaggcggtgGTGGATCCTCCGGATGCTGCGGTGGAGGATCTGGCGGTGGATCTTCTGGGATGAAGATCATCATGGGaggtggag GCGGTGGTGGATCCTCCGGATGCTGCGGCGGCGGATCCGGTGGTGGATCTTCAAAGAGCATGATGGGAGGTGGAGGCGGTGGGTGCTGCGGTGGAGGATCTGGTGGTGGCTCTTCTGGGATGAAGGTCATAATGGGAGGTGGAGGCGGTGGTGGATCCTCCGGATGCTGCGGAGGCGGATCTGGTGGTGGATCTTCAAAGAGCATGATGGGAGGTGGAGGCGGTGGGTGCTGCGGTGGAGGATCTGGTGGTGGCTCTTCTGGGATGAAGGTCATAATGGGaggtggaggtggtggaggTTCTGGATGCTGCGGTGGTGGATCCAGTGGTGGCTCCTCAAAGAGCATGATGGGaggtggaggtggtggaggaTCCGGTGGATGCTGTGGTGGAGGATCCGGTGGTGGCAGTGGGGGATCAGCTCAGAAGATCATCATCAGCTCTGGcggtggaggaggaggaggaggctcctCCGGATGCTGTGGAGGGGGATCTGGTGGTGGCTCTTCAGGAGGGAAGATCATCATGGGAGGGGGAGGCGGTGGCGGATCCTCTGGATGCTGCGGTGGCGGATCCGGCGGCGGCTCCTCAGGCCAGACCATCATCATCAGCTCTGGAGGTGGCGGCGGAGGCTCCTCCCAGCAGAAATGTCCTGTTGTCATCCCCATGTCCCACCAGACCAAGCAGAGCTCCCACTGGCCCTGCCAGCAGAAGtaa
- the LOC108963499 gene encoding loricrin-like isoform X5: MCSRQSGCHGCGCCCCCRGSQQSQGSSGGGGGGSCCGGGSSGGSAQKIIISSGGGGGGGGSSGCCGGGSGGGSSKSMMGGGGGGGGGSSGCCGGGSSGGSSKSMMGGGGGGGGSSGCCGGGSGGGSSGMKIIMGGGGGGGSSGCCGGGSGGGSSKSMMGGGGGGCCGGGSGGGSSGMKVIMGGGGGGGSGCCGGGSSGGSSKSMMGGGGGGGSGGCCGGGSGGGSGGSAQKIIISSGGGGGGGGSSGCCGGGSGGGSSGGKIIMGGGGGGGSSGCCGGGSGGGSSGQTIIISSGGGGGGSSQQKCPVVIPMSHQTKQSSHWPCQQK; the protein is encoded by the exons ATGTGCTCCAGACAAAGCGGGTGCCACggctgcggctgctgctgctgctgccggggTAGCCAACAGTCCCAGGGCTCCTCCGGCGGGGGAGGAGGCGGATCCTGCTGCGGTGGAGGATCCTCTGGAGGATCAGCCCAGAAGATCATTATCAGCTCTggcggcggaggaggaggaggaggctcctCCGGATGCTGCGGAGGGGGATCTGGTGGCGGTTCTTCAAAGAGCATGatgggaggtggaggaggaggaggaggaggatccTCTGGATGCTGCGGTGGAGGCTCCAGTGGGGGCTCCTCAAAGAGCAtgatgggaggaggaggaggcggtgGTGGATCCTCCGGATGCTGCGGTGGAGGATCTGGCGGTGGATCTTCTGGGATGAAGATCATCATGGGaggtggag GCGGTGGTGGATCCTCCGGATGCTGCGGAGGCGGATCTGGTGGTGGATCTTCAAAGAGCATGATGGGAGGTGGAGGCGGTGGGTGCTGCGGTGGAGGATCTGGTGGTGGCTCTTCTGGGATGAAGGTCATAATGGGaggtggaggtggtggaggTTCTGGATGCTGCGGTGGTGGATCCAGTGGTGGCTCCTCAAAGAGCATGATGGGaggtggaggtggtggaggaTCCGGTGGATGCTGTGGTGGAGGATCCGGTGGTGGCAGTGGGGGATCAGCTCAGAAGATCATCATCAGCTCTGGcggtggaggaggaggaggaggctcctCCGGATGCTGTGGAGGGGGATCTGGTGGTGGCTCTTCAGGAGGGAAGATCATCATGGGAGGGGGAGGCGGTGGCGGATCCTCTGGATGCTGCGGTGGCGGATCCGGCGGCGGCTCCTCAGGCCAGACCATCATCATCAGCTCTGGAGGTGGCGGCGGAGGCTCCTCCCAGCAGAAATGTCCTGTTGTCATCCCCATGTCCCACCAGACCAAGCAGAGCTCCCACTGGCCCTGCCAGCAGAAGtaa
- the LOC108963499 gene encoding loricrin-like isoform X4 gives MCSRQSGCHGCGCCCCCRGSQQSQGSSGGGGGGSCCGGGSSGGSAQKIIISSGGGGGGGGSSGCCGGGSGGGSSKSMMGGGGGGGGGSSGCCGGGSSGGSSKSMMGGGGGGGGSSGCCGGGSGGGSSGMKIIMGGGGGGGSSGCCGGGSGGGSSKSMMGGGGGGCCGGGSSGGSSKSMMGGGGGSSGCCGGGSGGGSSKSMMGGGGGGCCGGGSGGGSSGMKVIMGGGGGGGSGCCGGGSSGGSSKSMMGGGGGGGSGGCCGGGSGGGSGGSAQKIIISSGGGGGGGGSSGCCGGGSGGGSSGGKIIMGGGGGGGSSGCCGGGSGGGSSGQTIIISSGGGGGGSSQQKCPVVIPMSHQTKQSSHWPCQQK, from the exons ATGTGCTCCAGACAAAGCGGGTGCCACggctgcggctgctgctgctgctgccggggTAGCCAACAGTCCCAGGGCTCCTCCGGCGGGGGAGGAGGCGGATCCTGCTGCGGTGGAGGATCCTCTGGAGGATCAGCCCAGAAGATCATTATCAGCTCTggcggcggaggaggaggaggaggctcctCCGGATGCTGCGGAGGGGGATCTGGTGGCGGTTCTTCAAAGAGCATGatgggaggtggaggaggaggaggaggaggatccTCTGGATGCTGCGGTGGAGGCTCCAGTGGGGGCTCCTCAAAGAGCAtgatgggaggaggaggaggcggtgGTGGATCCTCCGGATGCTGCGGTGGAGGATCTGGCGGTGGATCTTCTGGGATGAAGATCATCATGGGaggtggaggtggtggaggTTCTTCTGGATGCTGCGGCGGCGGATCCGGCGGTGGATCTTCAAAGAGCATGATGGGAGGTGGAGGCGGTGGGTGCTGCGGTGGAGGCTCCAGTGGGGGCTCCTCAAAGAGCATGATGGGAGGCGGTGGTGGATCCTCCGGATGCTGCGGCGGCGGATCCGGTGGTGGATCTTCAAAGAGCATGATGGGAGGTGGAGGCGGTGGGTGCTGCGGTGGAGGATCTGGTGGTGGCTCTTCTGGGATGAAGGTCATAATGGGAG gtggaggtggtggaggTTCTGGATGCTGCGGTGGTGGATCCAGTGGTGGCTCCTCAAAGAGCATGATGGGaggtggaggtggtggaggaTCCGGTGGATGCTGTGGTGGAGGATCCGGTGGTGGCAGTGGGGGATCAGCTCAGAAGATCATCATCAGCTCTGGcggtggaggaggaggaggaggctcctCCGGATGCTGTGGAGGGGGATCTGGTGGTGGCTCTTCAGGAGGGAAGATCATCATGGGAGGGGGAGGCGGTGGCGGATCCTCTGGATGCTGCGGTGGCGGATCCGGCGGCGGCTCCTCAGGCCAGACCATCATCATCAGCTCTGGAGGTGGCGGCGGAGGCTCCTCCCAGCAGAAATGTCCTGTTGTCATCCCCATGTCCCACCAGACCAAGCAGAGCTCCCACTGGCCCTGCCAGCAGAAGtaa